One part of the Thermoanaerobacterium sp. CMT5567-10 genome encodes these proteins:
- a CDS encoding site-specific integrase, producing MGRQGSIFYRLLNSLKEQQSFGKSKYAIKKKAREEAIKNGLHGQDVFNAMNDAVFNAGIFSVQTYATYRNEVKKFADWCKSKGVKNKDFDKTKDMVSDYLIEKISLGQSAWSIKVARSALRKAYKDNSLANDIKIPERKLKNITRSRLEKPDDKKINPDNYKDLIDFCKSSGLRRREVSAITANDIYKKDDRLYVHVKNGKGGKTREVPVLKKYQPKIESILEKAKDRGNERLFTRIPEHLDIHSMRREYAQDRFIEIRGRKYKKCTRDKRDREAVREVSRNLGHNRENVTVSHYLS from the coding sequence ATGGGCAGACAGGGAAGCATTTTTTATAGATTGCTTAATAGTTTAAAAGAACAGCAGTCATTCGGAAAAAGTAAATATGCAATTAAGAAGAAGGCTAGAGAAGAAGCAATAAAGAATGGACTTCATGGACAAGATGTATTTAATGCTATGAATGATGCGGTTTTTAATGCAGGTATCTTCTCTGTGCAGACCTATGCAACTTATCGTAATGAAGTTAAAAAATTCGCTGATTGGTGCAAATCTAAAGGCGTAAAGAATAAGGACTTTGACAAAACAAAGGATATGGTATCAGACTATTTAATCGAAAAAATTTCACTGGGTCAATCAGCATGGTCTATAAAAGTTGCAAGATCAGCTTTAAGAAAAGCATATAAAGATAATAGCCTTGCCAATGATATTAAAATACCTGAAAGAAAATTAAAAAACATAACAAGATCAAGACTTGAAAAACCAGATGACAAAAAAATTAATCCGGATAACTATAAGGATTTAATAGATTTCTGTAAATCATCTGGCTTAAGAAGGCGTGAAGTATCAGCTATCACTGCAAATGATATCTATAAAAAAGACGATAGATTATATGTTCATGTTAAAAACGGTAAAGGTGGCAAGACAAGAGAAGTTCCTGTGCTGAAAAAATATCAGCCTAAAATAGAAAGCATATTAGAAAAAGCTAAAGATAGAGGAAATGAAAGGCTTTTTACAAGAATTCCAGAACATCTTGATATACACAGCATGAGACGTGAGTATGCTCAAGACAGGTTTATAGAAATCAGAGGGCGAAAATACAAAAAATGTACAAGAGATAAAAGAGATAGAGAAGCAGTAAGAGAAGTAAGCAGAAACTTAGGTCATAACCGTGAAAACGTCACAGTATCACATTATTTGTCATAA
- a CDS encoding helix-turn-helix domain-containing protein produces the protein MKKLLLAGDVAELLNINIDAVYRLTRENIIPYVRIGRLIRFDSDEIEEWIKKGGQAFDGGWRKVVK, from the coding sequence ATGAAAAAATTATTATTAGCTGGAGACGTTGCTGAACTGCTAAATATTAATATCGATGCCGTATATCGTTTGACTAGAGAAAATATCATACCATACGTGAGAATTGGCAGACTAATTCGTTTCGACTCTGACGAGATAGAAGAATGGATCAAAAAAGGTGGACAAGCTTTTGATGGCGGCTGGAGAAAGGTGGTGAAATAA
- a CDS encoding DUF3987 domain-containing protein, producing MIEINNANSINNILPFEKQDENIIFETVPENEAKPWLGDLSNDAYYGIAGEFVKAIMPYTEADPAGILLDLITTISVYVSKKAYIQNGTEKIYSNIFNLVVGDTGARKGTGWKIVKELFNRLDESFINDHIKSGFSSGEGIIARISDKLYNPDTKEYEDNLDQRLLIREDEFSSILKVAGRDGNILSQIIMQGFDSSPLEINVKDKKRSMRSSHPHIGLIADITPQELKNLTKNLYFYNGFLNRFLFTCVRRYKVEPCIPPVPDSIYNNTVLKLKDVINWLTELKIVRFEIADSIKDLWSNIYHTIPEEIKDPILAGLTSRAEPYILKLCVIYALLDKTEKIRYEHLKAALAIWERNVNSIKYLFNLDSQSKEYNYIKAKIIKALALGPLTQTEISRSIFKGNMSSKKIKYVLEKLSESGKIKCIKQSTKGRSKLLWSLNK from the coding sequence ATGATTGAAATTAATAATGCTAATAGCATTAATAATATATTGCCATTTGAAAAACAAGATGAAAACATAATATTTGAAACAGTGCCAGAAAATGAAGCAAAACCATGGCTTGGTGATCTATCTAACGATGCCTATTATGGCATCGCTGGTGAATTTGTTAAAGCAATTATGCCTTATACAGAAGCGGATCCTGCTGGCATTCTATTAGACCTTATAACCACTATAAGCGTTTATGTATCTAAAAAAGCATATATACAAAACGGCACTGAGAAGATTTATAGTAATATTTTTAATCTTGTTGTAGGTGATACTGGTGCAAGAAAAGGTACTGGATGGAAAATCGTAAAAGAACTTTTTAATAGGCTAGATGAAAGTTTTATAAATGATCATATCAAAAGCGGTTTTAGCAGCGGCGAAGGAATCATAGCTAGAATTTCTGACAAATTATACAATCCTGATACAAAGGAATATGAAGATAACTTGGACCAGAGACTCTTAATTAGAGAAGACGAATTTAGCAGCATCTTAAAAGTCGCTGGAAGAGATGGAAATATTCTAAGCCAAATCATAATGCAAGGATTTGACAGCAGTCCACTAGAAATCAATGTTAAAGACAAAAAACGTTCCATGAGATCAAGCCATCCACATATTGGTTTAATTGCTGACATAACACCTCAAGAACTTAAAAATCTCACGAAAAATTTATATTTCTATAACGGTTTTCTGAATAGATTCCTTTTTACATGTGTAAGACGTTATAAAGTTGAGCCGTGTATACCGCCAGTGCCAGATAGTATATATAATAATACAGTTTTAAAATTGAAAGATGTTATAAATTGGCTTACTGAATTGAAAATCGTAAGATTTGAAATAGCTGATAGCATTAAAGATCTTTGGAGCAATATATATCATACAATACCAGAGGAAATAAAAGATCCAATACTCGCCGGCTTAACTTCGAGAGCTGAGCCATATATTTTAAAATTATGTGTTATTTATGCATTACTAGATAAAACAGAAAAAATTCGGTATGAACATTTGAAAGCTGCTTTGGCAATTTGGGAAAGAAACGTTAATTCAATTAAATATTTGTTCAATTTAGATAGCCAATCAAAAGAATACAATTATATAAAAGCTAAGATTATAAAGGCATTAGCATTAGGGCCTTTAACCCAAACAGAAATAAGTCGCAGTATATTTAAAGGAAATATGAGTAGCAAAAAGATAAAATATGTGCTAGAAAAACTATCAGAAAGCGGAAAAATTAAATGCATAAAGCAGTCAACAAAAGGACGATCAAAATTACTTTGGAGTTTAAATAAATAG